The segment GGGGAATGTTAAATTCTATTCATTGTTTTTACTAGGAATAACCATTACCGGCACTTTGCTGTGTCTGACAACTTTTTCAGTTACACTACCCAGCAGGAATCTGTCGAGCATGTGTTTACCACTACTTGCAATGACAACCAGGTCAACATCTTCCTCTTCAGAAACTTTTAATATTACTTCTGCAGCGTTACCTTCAGTAACAGTCTTTGTAGTTAATTTAACTGACTCGTCATATTGTACTATAGGACATGTTTTGATTGTTTTTTTAACTTTTTCAAGAATTTTAACACTTTCTTCTTCCATAATCAATTCGGTTTGGGTAATTAAATCTTCTTCAGGAAGACCGGTTAAGTAAACACTATCAACCACATTTAATATGATAAGTTCTGCTTTTTCATGTTTTGCAATTTGCATTGCATGTTTAATTGCTCTTTTGGAATTTTTTGAACCGTCTGTAGGTAATAAAATTTTATCATACATTTTTTATACATCTCGATATATCGTTGTTTTATAATAATACTTATATTTCTGATTAATAATAAGATTTTTTATTCATGAAGTTTATCTTTGAATTCAAAAATGAACATAGCAAAAATTCATCCGATAAATCATAATCATGATTCGATAACACTTTCATTAAAAATAAAGTAAAGTAATATTCAAAGGTAATATTTGCAGTTAAAAAAAAGGATTATTGATAAAATGGGGGTTACAACGACTAAAAAAATGTTGGAAGGGATAATTTATGATAATGGATTATTTGCTGTTGAATAATTTCTTAGCACATCTTATTGTTTCATCATCATTTTCATTGGCTGCTTTCTTAAGATTTTTTATTATGTCAAACATCATCTTGTCAACGATACTGTGGGTCAACTGATTGAGTACCTTCACTTCTTTATCACTTAAATCAAGCATATTCAATGTCTTATCCAGCTCCTGTTTTCTTATCTTTTCTGCCTCTACATTAAGTGATGATAATATCGGAGAAATTTCCAATTGTTTGAGTGAATTTTTAAGAAGAATGGTTTCCTCCTCGATAATCGCTTCAGCCTTAACTGCTTCTTCTTCACGTTTTTTCTTGTTTTTATCGGTAACATATCTTAAATCATCGATGTTGTATAATTGAACCTTAAGTTCCCTTACATCATCATCTATATCCCTTGGATTTGCCAAGTCTAACATTACCATATTTTCAAGATGTTCTTTAGGTAGAACTTCGATTCTTTTCTTATTAATCAACGTGTGCGGTGCACCTGTAGCACTTATTAGAATGTCGATTTTATGGAGATTCTCATCCATTGAATTGAATCTGATTGCTATTCCATCCAGTTCCTTTGCAAGTTGCTGTGCCTTGTCATAGGTTCTGTTTGCAACTACTA is part of the Methanosphaera sp. BMS genome and harbors:
- a CDS encoding universal stress protein; this encodes MYDKILLPTDGSKNSKRAIKHAMQIAKHEKAELIILNVVDSVYLTGLPEEDLITQTELIMEEESVKILEKVKKTIKTCPIVQYDESVKLTTKTVTEGNAAEVILKVSEEEDVDLVVIASSGKHMLDRFLLGSVTEKVVRHSKVPVMVIPSKNNE
- the hemA gene encoding glutamyl-tRNA reductase; this encodes MLLNIRIDYKIADIGTMEQSYSKLDDLNSKLHEELNIQEEVTLKTCNRYEIYLIVDDDVTLPTTNFIVEKDDVAINHLLRLASGLESMIMGEDQILGQIKTARKNAIKEATIGPKLEKVFTKAIHVGQSIRKNTHINEGGVSVGSGAVELIEQKYGSLKGKNVLIVGAGEMGTVVSKALLEKQTNAIVVANRTYDKAQQLAKELDGIAIRFNSMDENLHKIDILISATGAPHTLINKKRIEVLPKEHLENMVMLDLANPRDIDDDVRELKVQLYNIDDLRYVTDKNKKKREEEAVKAEAIIEEETILLKNSLKQLEISPILSSLNVEAEKIRKQELDKTLNMLDLSDKEVKVLNQLTHSIVDKMMFDIIKNLKKAANENDDETIRCAKKLFNSK